A window from Physeter macrocephalus isolate SW-GA chromosome 11, ASM283717v5, whole genome shotgun sequence encodes these proteins:
- the RTN1 gene encoding reticulon-1 isoform X3, translating to MQATADSTKMDCVWSNWKSQAIDLLYWRDIKQTGIVFGSFLLLLFSLTQFSVVSVVAYLALAALSATISFRIYKSVLQAVQKTDEGHPFKAYLELEITLSQEQIQKYTDCLQFYVNSTLKELRRLFLVQDLVDSLKFAVLMWLLTYVGALFNGLTLLLMAVVSMFTLPVVYVKHQAQIDQYLGLVRTHINAVVAKIQAKIPGAKRHTE from the exons CTATTGACCTGCTGTACTGGAGGGACATCAAGCAGACGGGGATAGTGTTTGGGAGCTTCCTGCTGCTACTCTTCTCCCTGACCCAGTTCAGCGTTGTGAGTGTCGTGGCCTACCTGGCCCTTGCTGCGCTCTCAGCCACCATCAGTTTCCGCATCTACAAGTCTGTTTTACAAGCTGTGCAGAAAACCGACGAGGGTCACCCTTTCAA GGCCTACTTGGAGCTTGAGATCACGCTGTCTCAGGAGCAGATTCAGAAGTACACAGACTGCCTGCAATTCTATGTGAACAGCACGCTTAAAGAACTGAGAAGGCTCTTCCTTGTCCAGGACCTGGTGGATTCCTTAAAA TTTGCAGTCCTGATGTGGCTCCTGACTTACGTTGGCGCTCTCTTCAATGGCTTGACCCTGCTGCTCATGG CTGTGGTTTCAATGTTTACTCTACCTGTAGTGTATGTTAAGCACCAG GCACAGATTGACCAATATCTGGGACTTGTGAGGACTCACATAAATGCTGTTGTGGCAAA gattCAGGCTAAAATCCCAGGCGCTAAAAGGCACACTGAGTAA